A single Cnuibacter physcomitrellae DNA region contains:
- a CDS encoding MFS transporter, giving the protein MSATTHGPTTGSTPAAPVRRSRGTAIVLYLSLGGLSFAVLQSLVAPALGTIGTDLGVVTSDASWVLTAYLLSAAVLTPILGRLGDMVGKRRIIIVVLALLLVGTVVAALAPNLGMLIVGRILQGAAGAVLPLSIGIVRDELPRERVSVTIGLLSAIFGIGAGVGIVAAGPIVEALSWHWLFWLPAILVAIALLGAIFGIPESPVRTPGRLDWIGTIILSVGLVAVLLAVSEGEKWGWGDGKTVGLLVLGAVALVVFVIVELRVAEPLIDVRLFRHRGVWTAHVVALAFGFAMFGTFILVPTLLQLPTVLGYGFGKTVSESGLYLLPTVVALVVSGVLAGMLIRRVGPKIPMVIGGVAVTTAFLLPAFGHAEIWQIVVSGILTGIGIGMALASTSNAIVESVPASQTSEAISANTVIRTIGSSVGTAVIAAVISSNLTPQGAPTDDAFTIGFWASAGVGVLAILAALIAPSFAARRREAESAGVTDFHEGSTAESR; this is encoded by the coding sequence ATGTCCGCCACCACCCACGGACCCACGACCGGCTCGACGCCGGCGGCACCGGTGCGGCGCTCCCGCGGCACCGCGATCGTCCTCTACCTCTCGCTCGGCGGCCTCTCGTTCGCCGTGCTGCAGTCGCTCGTCGCTCCCGCGCTGGGCACCATCGGCACCGATCTCGGTGTGGTCACCTCCGACGCGAGCTGGGTGCTGACCGCGTACCTCCTGTCGGCGGCGGTCCTCACGCCGATCCTCGGACGCCTCGGAGACATGGTCGGGAAGCGCCGGATCATCATCGTCGTCCTGGCACTGCTGCTCGTCGGCACGGTCGTCGCCGCGCTCGCCCCCAACCTCGGGATGCTCATCGTGGGACGCATCCTGCAGGGCGCGGCGGGCGCCGTGCTGCCGCTGTCGATCGGCATCGTCCGGGACGAGCTCCCGCGCGAGCGCGTCAGCGTCACCATCGGGCTGCTCTCGGCGATCTTCGGCATCGGCGCGGGCGTCGGGATCGTCGCGGCCGGCCCGATCGTCGAGGCGCTGTCCTGGCACTGGCTGTTCTGGCTGCCGGCCATCCTGGTCGCGATCGCGCTCCTGGGTGCGATCTTCGGCATCCCCGAGTCGCCCGTGCGCACCCCGGGCCGGCTCGACTGGATCGGCACGATCATCCTCTCCGTCGGTCTCGTCGCCGTGCTCCTCGCGGTGAGCGAGGGCGAGAAGTGGGGTTGGGGCGACGGCAAGACCGTCGGGCTGCTCGTCCTCGGCGCGGTCGCGCTCGTGGTCTTCGTGATCGTCGAGCTCCGGGTCGCCGAGCCGCTGATCGACGTGCGACTGTTCCGGCACCGCGGGGTCTGGACCGCCCACGTCGTCGCGCTCGCGTTCGGGTTCGCGATGTTCGGCACCTTCATCCTGGTGCCGACCCTGCTGCAGCTGCCGACCGTCCTCGGGTACGGATTCGGGAAGACCGTGAGCGAGTCGGGTCTCTACCTCCTGCCCACGGTCGTCGCCCTGGTGGTCTCCGGCGTCCTGGCCGGCATGCTGATCCGCCGCGTAGGGCCCAAGATCCCGATGGTGATCGGCGGCGTCGCCGTGACCACCGCCTTCCTGCTCCCCGCCTTCGGCCACGCCGAGATCTGGCAGATCGTGGTGTCGGGCATCCTGACCGGCATCGGCATCGGGATGGCCCTCGCGTCCACCTCGAACGCCATCGTCGAGAGCGTGCCCGCGTCGCAGACGAGCGAGGCGATTAGCGCCAACACCGTCATCCGGACGATCGGCTCCAGCGTCGGGACCGCGGTGATCGCCGCGGTGATCTCCTCGAACCTGACGCCGCAGGGCGCCCCCACCGACGACGCCTTCACGATCGGGTTCTGGGCGTCGGCGGGCGTCGGCGTGCTCGCGATCCTCGCCGCGCTCATCGCGCCCTCGTTCGCCGCCCGCCGCCGCGAGGCCGAGTCCGCCGGCGTGACCGACTTCCACGAGGGATCGACCGCCGAGTCGCGCTAG
- a CDS encoding deoxyguanosinetriphosphate triphosphohydrolase family protein produces MDTATEDEAFLRDVQRIQFSPFFSRLADVTQVVSPASPGSPVHNRLTHSLKVSAIAQGIARRLADEHGVSVPSRVVQAASCAHDVGHPPFGHLGERVLDRLARHELGLPDGFEGNAQTYRILTALAVTGGVDRGLGLTGQTRAAVAKYPWSPLIAQDPAALPDDEIPKGLQHRGGAWQVPKYSCYVIDEPDLIAARDEVGAEPLRQTLAASVMDIADDIAYSVHDLEDFYRSGILSYAEVALEFNTFVEDAHELVDAELPSTTAAGADDLPPGGALEKLRRKIRRKDGWVYDADIFYDSVVQVRDELVDGLLARPFDASLAAEHATAEFTDRWITRLGSGIVPTPVDTLRAGPVTLDARTWHLVEVLKFVHKRFVLSRTDLAVYQRGLSEVLQRSVRSLVEWTDDRLDASRVPRRLRDLIAIAEEQYSQRAIHVPQGSAPIAQQARARAVLDYVSSFTDTQALAFAEAISGRSDRLWSLGRAL; encoded by the coding sequence ATGGACACCGCGACCGAGGACGAGGCGTTCCTGCGCGACGTGCAGCGCATCCAGTTCTCCCCGTTCTTCTCCCGCCTGGCGGACGTGACGCAGGTCGTCTCCCCCGCGTCACCCGGTTCGCCGGTGCACAACAGGCTGACGCACTCGCTGAAGGTGAGCGCGATCGCCCAGGGCATCGCGCGCCGGCTCGCGGACGAGCACGGCGTGTCGGTGCCGTCGCGCGTGGTGCAGGCCGCGTCGTGCGCACACGACGTCGGGCATCCGCCGTTCGGCCACCTCGGCGAGCGGGTGCTCGACCGCCTGGCACGGCACGAGCTCGGACTGCCGGACGGGTTCGAGGGCAACGCGCAGACCTACCGGATCCTCACCGCGCTGGCGGTCACCGGCGGTGTCGACCGGGGGCTGGGACTCACGGGTCAGACCCGCGCCGCCGTCGCGAAGTACCCGTGGAGTCCGCTGATCGCGCAGGATCCGGCGGCGCTGCCCGACGACGAGATCCCCAAGGGGCTGCAGCACCGGGGCGGGGCGTGGCAGGTGCCGAAGTACTCCTGCTACGTCATCGACGAGCCCGACCTGATCGCCGCCCGCGACGAGGTGGGCGCGGAACCGCTGCGACAGACCCTCGCCGCCTCGGTCATGGACATCGCCGACGACATCGCGTACTCCGTGCACGACCTCGAGGACTTCTACCGCTCGGGCATCCTGAGCTACGCCGAGGTGGCGCTCGAGTTCAACACCTTCGTCGAGGACGCCCACGAGCTCGTCGACGCCGAGCTGCCCTCCACCACCGCCGCGGGAGCCGACGACCTGCCCCCGGGCGGGGCGCTCGAGAAGCTGCGCCGCAAGATCCGGCGGAAGGACGGCTGGGTCTACGACGCCGACATCTTCTACGACTCGGTCGTCCAGGTGCGCGACGAGCTCGTCGACGGACTGCTCGCGCGCCCCTTCGACGCCTCCCTCGCCGCCGAGCACGCGACCGCCGAGTTCACCGACCGCTGGATCACGCGCCTGGGCAGCGGGATCGTGCCCACCCCGGTCGACACCCTCCGCGCCGGCCCCGTGACGCTGGATGCGCGGACCTGGCACCTGGTCGAGGTGCTGAAGTTCGTGCACAAGCGCTTCGTGCTCAGCCGGACGGATCTCGCGGTCTACCAGCGCGGCCTCAGCGAGGTGCTCCAGCGATCCGTGCGGTCGCTGGTGGAGTGGACCGACGACCGGCTCGACGCCTCGCGCGTCCCCCGCCGACTGCGCGACCTCATCGCGATCGCGGAGGAGCAGTACTCTCAGCGGGCGATCCACGTCCCTCAGGGTTCGGCGCCGATCGCACAGCAGGCGCGCGCCCGGGCCGTGCTCGACTACGTGTCGTCGTTCACCGACACGCAGGCCCTGGCCTTCGCGGAGGCCATCTCCGGCCGCAGCGACCGCCTCTGGTCCCTCGGCCGCGCCCTGTAG
- a CDS encoding MarR family winged helix-turn-helix transcriptional regulator: MTTEATATASDLLKLDRQLCFALAVASRTVIGAYKPILDPLGLTHPQYLVMLALWEREPRSLGDLAAELRLEPATLSPLVKRLEAAGLVTRERSAEDERQLAVRLTEAGRELRDRAEEVPPQVIRALGVDVDELVELQARLTSIIDRIAPLPG; encoded by the coding sequence ATGACGACAGAGGCCACGGCGACCGCATCCGACCTGCTGAAGCTCGACCGCCAGCTCTGCTTCGCCCTTGCGGTCGCCTCCCGCACGGTGATCGGCGCCTACAAGCCGATCCTCGATCCGCTCGGTCTCACGCATCCGCAGTACCTGGTGATGCTCGCCCTGTGGGAGCGCGAGCCGCGCTCCCTGGGCGACCTCGCCGCGGAGCTGCGACTCGAGCCCGCCACGCTGTCACCTCTCGTGAAGCGCCTGGAGGCGGCCGGCCTGGTGACGCGCGAGCGCTCCGCGGAGGATGAGAGGCAGCTCGCCGTGCGGCTCACCGAGGCCGGCCGCGAGCTCCGCGATCGGGCCGAGGAGGTGCCGCCGCAGGTGATCCGCGCCCTCGGGGTCGACGTCGACGAGCTCGTCGAGCTGCAGGCACGGCTCACGTCGATCATCGACCGCATCGCGCCGCTGCCCGGGTAG
- a CDS encoding NAD(P)H-dependent oxidoreductase: protein MTSSVLVLVGSLRSGSTNRQIAHTALELAPEGLELRLYDGLADIPFYNEDIDVEGSVPAAATAFREAVAAADAVLVITPEHNGTIPAVLKNAIDWSSRPFGSSPISAKPVAVVGAAFGQYGGVWSHDEARKALGIAGANVLDDIRMSVPGSMTRFVDVHPREDVEVTTQLRAVLADLQRVLSAPADSSEDAAA, encoded by the coding sequence ATGACCTCGTCCGTGCTCGTCCTCGTCGGCAGCCTCCGCTCCGGCTCGACCAACCGTCAGATCGCGCACACCGCGCTCGAGCTCGCGCCCGAGGGGCTCGAGCTGCGCCTCTACGACGGACTCGCCGACATCCCGTTCTACAACGAGGACATCGACGTCGAGGGCAGCGTCCCCGCCGCCGCGACCGCCTTCCGCGAGGCCGTCGCCGCGGCCGACGCCGTGCTCGTCATCACGCCCGAGCACAACGGCACCATCCCGGCCGTGCTGAAGAACGCGATCGACTGGTCGTCGCGCCCGTTCGGTTCCAGCCCGATCTCGGCCAAGCCGGTCGCCGTCGTCGGGGCCGCGTTCGGACAGTACGGCGGCGTGTGGTCGCACGACGAGGCCCGCAAGGCTCTCGGGATCGCCGGAGCGAACGTGCTCGATGACATCCGGATGTCGGTGCCCGGCTCGATGACGCGCTTCGTCGACGTGCACCCCCGCGAGGACGTGGAGGTCACCACCCAGCTGCGCGCGGTGCTCGCCGACCTCCAGCGCGTGCTGTCCGCCCCGGCGGACTCCTCGGAGGACGCCGCCGCCTGA
- a CDS encoding glycosyltransferase family 2 protein yields the protein MRARARMRPRALPTVSVVIPVKDDRDELERCLRALAAQTVLPDEIVVVDNGSSDGSAEVALSFGVRVLAEPRPGIPAAASTGYDAARADVIGRLDADSVPDVRWVETIVTTFAAHPELDALTGPARFSDGPRAGRTALAALYLGAYRLALAPALGHVPLFGSNLALRRDAWRDVRRRIHLDPELHDDLDLSFHLGVRHRIRHEPRLRVSISQRPLWSLSALRVRFRRGFATVFAHWPADLPWRRWRRIVLARRAAARSERGAGRQAAASDQRSAG from the coding sequence ATGAGGGCCCGGGCGAGGATGCGTCCGCGGGCGCTGCCCACGGTGTCCGTCGTCATCCCGGTGAAGGACGACCGGGATGAGCTCGAGCGCTGTCTCCGGGCGCTGGCGGCGCAGACCGTGCTGCCCGATGAGATCGTGGTGGTCGACAACGGCTCGAGCGACGGCTCGGCCGAGGTCGCGCTGAGCTTCGGAGTGAGGGTGCTCGCGGAGCCGCGCCCGGGCATCCCCGCCGCAGCGAGCACCGGGTACGACGCCGCGCGGGCCGACGTGATCGGGCGGCTCGACGCCGACAGCGTCCCCGACGTGCGCTGGGTCGAGACCATCGTCACGACGTTCGCCGCCCATCCCGAGCTCGACGCCCTCACCGGGCCCGCGCGCTTCTCCGACGGGCCGAGAGCGGGTCGGACCGCTCTCGCCGCGCTCTACCTCGGGGCGTATCGACTCGCGCTCGCTCCCGCACTGGGACACGTCCCGCTGTTCGGCTCGAACCTCGCCCTGCGCCGCGACGCGTGGCGGGACGTGCGGCGCCGCATCCATCTCGACCCCGAGCTGCACGACGACCTCGACCTGTCGTTCCACCTGGGCGTCCGCCACCGCATCCGGCACGAGCCGCGCCTTCGCGTGAGCATCTCGCAGCGTCCGCTGTGGTCGCTCTCGGCGTTGCGTGTCCGCTTCCGCCGCGGCTTCGCGACGGTGTTCGCGCACTGGCCGGCCGACCTCCCCTGGCGCCGCTGGCGGCGGATCGTGCTCGCCCGTCGGGCCGCGGCCCGATCGGAGCGCGGCGCCGGACGGCAGGCGGCCGCGTCGGATCAGCGCTCGGCGGGGTAG
- a CDS encoding thiamine pyrophosphate-binding protein, whose product MATVSDAIVQRLGEWGVDRIFGYSGDGINAFVEAIAASGDLDFVQARHEEAAAFMAVGHSKYSGTVGVMTSTQGPGAIHLLNGLYDAKLDGVPVVAIIGQQDRSTLGSAYMQEVNLERLFADVASEYLQTVQTPEQVPLVIDRAFRAALATRSPAVVILPHDVQKADAPELPHEHGILHSAVGYSAPRVVPHVDDLARAVEVLSASERPLLFVGRGARGAQDEVVAVAEALGAGIVTSLLGKPYVDERLPFAAGTMGHLGTTASARLLAECDGLLLVGCDDPWTEFYPAPGQAAAVQIDIDGRVIGNRYPVAVGLIGDAAETLAALLARLPDSPPDSRPETEPAPAPATRTADGTGADPEAGSWRATVEREVASWREVARRRAATPADPVNPEAVLAALDPHLTAETLLALDVGSVVYWYARQLHLPHGVEAHVSGRLASMGCGVPYGLAAKLADPTRPVIVLAGDGGMQMLGNAELVTLARMWPRWADPRFVVCVLDNGDLAEVSWEQREMESAPRYPASQDLPAFPFAGYAESLGLRGVRVDDPTALDDAWREALAADRPTVLQVVTDRNVPLLPPFPQGEQKLQSMHEGLAREGASGAAAARLLDEYASHERR is encoded by the coding sequence ATGGCGACGGTGTCCGACGCGATCGTGCAGAGGCTCGGCGAATGGGGGGTCGACCGGATCTTCGGGTACAGCGGCGACGGCATCAACGCCTTCGTCGAGGCGATCGCCGCATCCGGTGATCTCGACTTCGTCCAGGCCAGGCACGAGGAGGCCGCCGCGTTCATGGCGGTCGGACACTCGAAGTACAGCGGGACCGTCGGTGTGATGACCTCGACTCAGGGGCCCGGCGCCATCCACCTGTTGAACGGCCTCTACGACGCCAAGCTCGACGGCGTGCCGGTGGTCGCGATCATCGGACAGCAGGACCGCAGCACCCTCGGCTCGGCGTACATGCAGGAGGTGAACCTCGAGCGCCTCTTCGCCGACGTCGCATCCGAGTACCTGCAGACCGTGCAGACGCCCGAGCAGGTCCCCCTCGTGATCGACCGCGCCTTCCGTGCCGCCCTCGCGACCCGCTCGCCCGCCGTGGTGATCCTCCCGCACGACGTGCAGAAGGCGGATGCGCCCGAGCTGCCCCATGAGCACGGCATCCTCCACAGCGCGGTCGGCTACAGCGCTCCCCGTGTGGTGCCCCACGTCGACGATCTCGCCCGAGCGGTCGAGGTGCTCTCCGCATCCGAGCGCCCGCTCCTCTTCGTCGGACGCGGTGCGCGCGGCGCGCAGGACGAGGTCGTCGCGGTGGCGGAGGCCCTCGGCGCCGGGATCGTGACGAGCCTGCTCGGGAAGCCGTACGTCGACGAGCGCCTCCCGTTCGCCGCCGGCACCATGGGTCACCTCGGCACGACGGCGAGCGCCCGTCTGCTCGCCGAGTGCGACGGGCTGCTCCTCGTGGGATGCGACGATCCGTGGACCGAGTTCTACCCCGCCCCCGGCCAGGCGGCCGCGGTGCAGATCGACATCGACGGGAGGGTGATCGGAAACCGATATCCCGTCGCCGTCGGCCTCATCGGCGACGCGGCCGAGACCCTCGCCGCGCTCCTCGCGCGGCTGCCGGACTCCCCGCCGGACTCCCGGCCGGAGACCGAGCCCGCGCCCGCGCCCGCCACACGCACCGCCGACGGCACCGGCGCAGACCCCGAAGCGGGCTCGTGGCGCGCGACCGTCGAGCGCGAGGTCGCCTCCTGGCGGGAGGTGGCACGCCGTCGCGCCGCGACGCCCGCAGACCCCGTGAACCCGGAGGCGGTCCTCGCCGCCCTCGATCCGCACCTCACGGCGGAGACGCTCCTCGCCCTCGACGTCGGCAGCGTCGTCTACTGGTACGCCCGCCAGCTCCACCTGCCGCACGGCGTCGAGGCGCACGTCTCGGGTCGCCTCGCCTCGATGGGATGCGGCGTGCCCTACGGACTGGCTGCGAAGCTCGCTGATCCGACGCGTCCGGTGATCGTGCTGGCCGGCGACGGCGGGATGCAGATGCTCGGGAACGCCGAGCTGGTCACCCTCGCGCGGATGTGGCCGCGCTGGGCCGATCCGCGCTTCGTGGTGTGCGTGCTCGACAACGGCGACCTCGCCGAGGTGAGCTGGGAGCAGCGTGAGATGGAGTCGGCGCCGCGCTACCCCGCGAGCCAGGACCTCCCCGCGTTCCCGTTCGCCGGGTACGCCGAGTCCCTCGGCCTCCGGGGCGTGCGGGTGGACGATCCGACCGCGCTCGACGACGCCTGGCGGGAGGCGCTCGCGGCCGACCGCCCCACCGTCCTCCAGGTCGTGACCGACCGGAACGTCCCCCTCCTGCCGCCCTTCCCCCAGGGCGAGCAGAAGCTCCAGTCGATGCACGAGGGTCTGGCCCGAGAGGGCGCCTCCGGCGCGGCAGCCGCTCGCCTGCTCGACGAGTACGCCTCACACGAGCGCCGATGA
- a CDS encoding TetR/AcrR family transcriptional regulator — MEKRTALPLQRAQEVSRPERSDAARNRESLLETARRIIAAEGVDALTMDRLAADSGLGKGTVFRRFESKAGLFTALLDSTEKEFQRRYIFGPPPLGPGSPPVERLVAYGRERIRVFDTQSDLLREADAPAAAFDPAASGAGTASEAHIAMLLRQSGADLDVPVTAFMLLAALRAVMVLPRDARQRIGVARLADGWESLVRSLLP; from the coding sequence ATGGAGAAGCGGACCGCGCTCCCCCTGCAACGAGCGCAGGAGGTGTCCCGACCCGAGCGGTCGGACGCGGCACGCAACCGGGAGAGCCTGCTCGAGACCGCGCGCCGGATCATCGCCGCCGAGGGCGTCGACGCCCTCACGATGGACCGGCTCGCCGCCGACTCGGGGCTGGGCAAGGGCACGGTGTTCCGTCGCTTCGAGTCGAAGGCGGGACTGTTCACCGCGCTGCTCGACTCGACCGAGAAGGAGTTCCAGCGCCGCTACATCTTCGGCCCGCCGCCTCTCGGACCCGGCTCGCCGCCCGTCGAGAGGCTCGTCGCATACGGGCGCGAGCGCATCCGGGTGTTCGACACCCAGAGCGACCTGCTGCGCGAGGCCGACGCACCCGCCGCCGCGTTCGACCCGGCCGCCTCGGGCGCCGGCACCGCATCGGAGGCGCACATCGCGATGCTGCTGCGCCAGTCCGGCGCCGACCTCGACGTGCCCGTCACCGCGTTCATGCTCCTCGCCGCCCTCCGCGCCGTGATGGTCCTCCCCCGCGACGCGCGCCAGCGCATCGGCGTCGCCCGCCTCGCCGACGGCTGGGAGTCCCTCGTCCGCTCCCTCCTCCCCTGA
- a CDS encoding AEC family transporter has translation MLGVLTGFGIIGIVIAIGYGVARLRVLPDNALPVLNRLAFFVSTPALLFTVVSRSHPSEVFSPALLASVIAVVVTGALYVVVSVVFFRRGVGVTAVGTGASAYVNANNIGLPVATYVLGQPSLVVPIILLQLVVMAPIILTVLDITSRGEVSLRSVLTQPVRNPIIIASLSGLVVSLFGWTVPDILLQPLLLIGGSAVPLVLLGFGMSLVGRRPLQPGPDRVAVIVASAFKSLVMPIVAYLAGALLIGLSGPDLFAVVALASLPTAQNIYNYAARYQTGVVLARDTVLVTTIAAVPVLLLASVLLAH, from the coding sequence ATGCTGGGGGTCCTCACCGGATTCGGCATCATCGGGATCGTCATCGCGATCGGATACGGTGTCGCCCGGCTCAGGGTGCTGCCCGACAACGCCCTGCCCGTCCTCAACCGGCTCGCGTTCTTCGTCTCGACGCCGGCGCTGCTGTTCACGGTGGTGAGCCGATCGCATCCGTCTGAGGTGTTCTCCCCCGCCCTCCTCGCCTCGGTCATCGCCGTGGTGGTGACGGGGGCGCTGTACGTGGTGGTGTCCGTGGTGTTCTTCCGCCGCGGGGTGGGGGTGACCGCCGTCGGCACCGGCGCCTCCGCCTACGTCAACGCGAACAACATCGGCCTCCCGGTCGCCACCTACGTGCTCGGACAGCCGAGCCTCGTCGTGCCGATCATCCTGCTCCAGCTCGTCGTGATGGCGCCCATCATCCTCACCGTCCTCGACATCACCTCGCGCGGGGAGGTCTCCCTGCGCTCCGTCCTCACGCAGCCGGTGCGGAACCCGATCATCATCGCCTCGCTCAGCGGCCTCGTCGTGAGCCTCTTCGGCTGGACCGTGCCCGACATCCTGCTGCAGCCGCTCCTGCTCATCGGCGGGTCCGCCGTCCCCCTGGTGCTGCTCGGCTTCGGGATGTCGCTGGTGGGGCGGCGGCCGCTCCAACCCGGCCCGGACCGGGTGGCGGTGATCGTCGCCTCCGCGTTCAAGTCGCTGGTCATGCCGATCGTGGCCTATCTCGCCGGGGCGCTGCTGATCGGGCTGTCGGGCCCGGATCTGTTCGCGGTCGTGGCGCTCGCCTCGCTGCCGACGGCGCAGAACATCTACAACTACGCGGCCCGGTACCAGACCGGCGTCGTGCTCGCCCGCGACACCGTGCTGGTGACGACGATCGCCGCCGTCCCGGTGCTCCTCCTCGCCTCCGTCCTCCTCGCCCACTGA
- a CDS encoding acyltransferase family protein, which produces MTSPDPSSAPRTRRDARAARDASAAQTRADAAAAREAVPDAAVKPRSPHFMPHIQGLRAIAVLLVVVYHFWPGRLTGGYIGVDVFFVISGFLITGQLVRQLERTDRIALPSFYAKRARRLLPAAILVLIFSSLATLFIMPLSALTENVREILASTFYVENWALALNSVDYLAASNEASLVQHYWSLSLEEQFYLFWPLLLLGASVVGMRFMNRRRWPALFIVLGVVGVGSFVFSVLFTASDPAPAYFVTFTRLWEFAVGAALAMLPRLRPTRAWLSNLLGYAGIVVVLACGVLFTAATPFPGYMAALPVLGTAAIIVSHHREHWYDAGRVLSFRPVAFVGDISYSLYLWHWPLIVIAPYVPFWGLSTAHRVALFVFCFVLAWLTKRFVEDPARRWRFLAEARPRRTMLWVVGAMAVSSLFIGTTLAVQQPKYDAEAATLQQTVADPPECFGAASGPTNGLAPIDPRCDNPALADEIVPSPGFGNADRPSNSDCLSTLNDSTVRDCTFGAVDDPNAPQIALIGDSHAYALIDPFIRMAEQHGWRLTTYLKGGCAWSTDPLPGDDAFTRSCDTWRESLTADLAAHAPFDAVFTAALVDRSIEGSDSAEAAAQKGFEEAWAPVLAAGTPIVTVVDNPAWEDDPNKCLRTSSPADCVEPRSEGLASFDPVASAARALAGSGSDVTLLDFSDTYCTAEECQAVIGGANVYRDPDHLTKTFALTLQPFLASAMAAAVAR; this is translated from the coding sequence ATGACGAGTCCCGACCCGAGCTCCGCGCCCCGCACCCGCCGAGACGCGCGAGCCGCACGGGACGCATCCGCCGCGCAGACGCGCGCCGACGCCGCGGCGGCACGCGAGGCCGTCCCCGACGCGGCGGTGAAGCCGCGCTCGCCGCACTTCATGCCGCACATCCAGGGCCTGCGCGCGATCGCGGTGCTGCTGGTCGTCGTCTACCACTTCTGGCCCGGGCGCCTCACCGGCGGCTACATCGGCGTCGACGTGTTCTTCGTGATCTCGGGCTTCCTCATCACGGGGCAGCTCGTCCGCCAGCTCGAGCGCACCGACCGCATCGCGCTCCCGAGCTTCTACGCCAAGCGCGCCCGGCGGCTCCTGCCGGCCGCGATCCTCGTGCTCATCTTCTCCAGCCTGGCGACGCTGTTCATCATGCCGCTGTCGGCCCTCACCGAGAACGTGCGCGAGATCCTCGCCTCCACGTTCTACGTCGAGAACTGGGCGCTCGCGCTGAACTCCGTCGACTACCTCGCCGCGAGCAACGAGGCGAGCCTGGTCCAGCACTACTGGTCGCTGTCGCTCGAGGAGCAGTTCTACCTGTTCTGGCCGCTGCTGCTGCTCGGCGCGAGCGTCGTCGGCATGCGCTTCATGAACCGCCGCCGCTGGCCGGCGCTGTTCATCGTGCTCGGCGTCGTGGGCGTCGGGAGCTTCGTCTTCTCGGTGCTGTTCACCGCATCCGACCCGGCCCCCGCCTACTTCGTCACCTTCACCCGGCTGTGGGAGTTCGCGGTGGGCGCCGCGCTCGCGATGCTGCCGCGACTGCGGCCCACGCGGGCATGGCTGTCGAACCTGCTCGGGTACGCGGGCATCGTCGTCGTGCTCGCCTGCGGCGTCCTGTTCACCGCGGCGACGCCGTTCCCCGGGTACATGGCCGCGCTCCCCGTGCTCGGCACGGCGGCGATCATCGTCAGCCATCACCGCGAGCACTGGTACGACGCCGGCCGCGTGCTGAGCTTCCGCCCGGTCGCCTTCGTCGGCGACATCTCGTACTCGCTCTACCTGTGGCACTGGCCGCTCATCGTCATCGCGCCCTACGTGCCGTTCTGGGGGCTCTCGACCGCGCACCGGGTCGCCCTGTTCGTGTTCTGCTTCGTTCTCGCCTGGCTCACGAAGCGCTTCGTGGAGGATCCGGCCCGACGTTGGCGGTTCCTCGCGGAGGCGCGTCCGCGCCGTACCATGCTCTGGGTCGTCGGGGCGATGGCCGTGTCGAGCCTCTTCATCGGCACGACGCTGGCCGTGCAGCAGCCGAAGTACGACGCCGAGGCCGCGACCCTGCAGCAGACCGTGGCGGATCCGCCCGAGTGCTTCGGCGCCGCCTCCGGCCCGACGAACGGGCTCGCCCCGATCGACCCCCGCTGCGACAACCCGGCGCTCGCCGACGAGATCGTCCCGAGCCCCGGCTTCGGCAACGCCGATCGCCCGTCGAACTCCGACTGCCTCTCGACCCTCAACGACTCGACCGTCCGCGACTGCACCTTCGGAGCCGTCGACGACCCGAACGCCCCGCAGATCGCGCTCATCGGCGACAGCCACGCGTACGCGCTCATCGACCCGTTCATCCGCATGGCCGAGCAGCACGGCTGGCGACTGACCACGTACCTCAAGGGCGGATGCGCATGGTCGACCGATCCGCTGCCCGGCGACGACGCCTTCACCCGCTCCTGCGACACCTGGCGCGAGTCCCTCACCGCCGACCTCGCCGCGCACGCTCCCTTCGACGCGGTGTTCACCGCGGCGCTCGTCGACCGCTCGATCGAGGGATCCGACTCCGCCGAGGCCGCAGCTCAAAAGGGCTTCGAGGAGGCCTGGGCTCCCGTGCTGGCGGCGGGCACCCCGATCGTCACCGTGGTCGACAACCCGGCCTGGGAGGACGACCCGAACAAGTGCCTCCGCACCTCGTCGCCCGCCGACTGCGTCGAGCCGCGGTCCGAGGGGCTGGCCTCGTTCGACCCCGTCGCCTCGGCGGCCCGGGCACTCGCGGGGTCGGGGTCGGATGTGACGCTCCTCGACTTCAGCGACACCTACTGCACGGCCGAGGAGTGCCAGGCGGTGATCGGCGGCGCGAACGTGTACCGCGATCCCGACCACCTCACGAAGACGTTCGCGCTCACGCTGCAGCCCTTCCTGGCCTCGGCCATGGCCGCTGCCGTGGCGCGCTAG